Proteins from a genomic interval of Kitasatospora kifunensis:
- a CDS encoding DUF397 domain-containing protein translates to MSTAELAWFKSSYSNAEGGNCIEIAWTKSTHSNDEGGNCVEVATTPACPHVHVRDSKDKAGPQLAFSPANWAAFLTLATTL, encoded by the coding sequence ATGAGCACCGCAGAACTCGCCTGGTTCAAGAGCAGCTACAGCAACGCTGAGGGCGGCAACTGCATCGAGATCGCCTGGACCAAGAGCACCCACAGCAACGACGAGGGTGGCAACTGCGTCGAAGTCGCCACCACCCCCGCCTGCCCCCACGTCCACGTCCGCGACTCCAAGGACAAGGCCGGCCCCCAACTCGCCTTCTCCCCCGCCAACTGGGCCGCCTTCCTCACCCTCGCCACCACCCTCTGA
- a CDS encoding ATP-binding protein, giving the protein MTTEITLAQSSFTSLCAGWQFASSRRGAWQARLVAGRQLTSWGWSPATEVFQDAAVIISELTSNAVTHGHVRGRDFQLHLLLGPCPGLATVLRIEVSDARGERLPQLPEASTRGAESGRGLILVDALADRWGSVPRPPSGKTLWCEMDLMVSQQE; this is encoded by the coding sequence ATGACGACCGAAATCACCCTTGCCCAATCGTCCTTCACCTCGCTCTGCGCGGGCTGGCAGTTCGCTTCTTCGAGACGAGGGGCGTGGCAGGCCCGACTTGTGGCGGGTAGGCAGTTGACTTCCTGGGGTTGGAGCCCGGCGACGGAGGTGTTTCAGGACGCCGCAGTGATCATCTCGGAGCTGACCTCGAATGCCGTGACGCACGGTCATGTGCGCGGGCGGGACTTTCAGCTCCACCTGCTGCTCGGGCCCTGCCCGGGGCTGGCGACGGTGTTGCGGATCGAGGTGTCGGATGCGCGTGGCGAGCGGTTGCCCCAGTTGCCGGAGGCGTCGACGCGCGGCGCGGAGTCGGGGCGCGGGCTGATCCTGGTGGACGCGTTGGCCGATCGGTGGGGGTCGGTGCCACGGCCGCCGTCCGGCAAAACGCTCTGGTGCGAAATGGATCTGATGGTAAGTCAGCAAGAGTGA
- a CDS encoding helix-turn-helix domain-containing protein yields the protein MTVADQDDEAQAAAPELPEQRPEAPEDPDDSTEFFRAIGKQLKLLRERQKLTQKQVADILGYSEDLVSSLERGRRVPQKDYLLAVDKLLKAGGVMTVTQEEIEKAQRKAKVRHPSWFRDYALLEAQAIERHEYSTHDLPGLLQTEEHARAMFSARRPLLAEATIEERVSARMARQKILEGWPLPDASWIIEEAVLRRPIGGRDVHRHQLEKLLRIGRTRSLEIQVMPTDRPEHSGMSGPFVLLTPKGKPQLGYIEVQNFSHLTKDPEEVRILAAQYGSLRALALTPSESLALIEKMLGEL from the coding sequence ATGACGGTAGCGGATCAGGACGACGAGGCGCAGGCGGCAGCCCCCGAGCTGCCCGAGCAGCGCCCGGAGGCCCCGGAGGATCCGGACGACAGCACGGAGTTCTTCCGCGCGATCGGCAAGCAGCTCAAACTCCTGCGCGAGCGCCAGAAGTTGACGCAAAAGCAGGTGGCCGACATCTTGGGCTACAGCGAGGACCTGGTCTCGTCGCTGGAGCGCGGGCGGCGCGTACCGCAGAAGGACTACCTGCTGGCAGTGGACAAGCTGCTGAAGGCGGGCGGGGTCATGACCGTCACGCAGGAGGAGATCGAGAAGGCCCAGCGGAAGGCGAAGGTCCGGCATCCGTCCTGGTTCCGGGACTACGCCCTGCTGGAGGCCCAGGCAATCGAGCGGCATGAATACAGCACTCACGACCTCCCGGGCCTACTCCAAACCGAAGAGCACGCCCGAGCGATGTTCTCCGCGCGCAGACCACTTCTCGCCGAAGCAACCATCGAGGAACGTGTGTCGGCGCGGATGGCGCGCCAGAAGATCCTTGAGGGCTGGCCCCTCCCCGATGCAAGCTGGATCATCGAGGAGGCAGTGCTACGCCGACCCATCGGTGGTCGAGACGTACACCGACACCAGCTGGAGAAACTGCTCCGGATCGGCCGCACGCGCAGCCTGGAAATCCAGGTGATGCCGACCGATCGTCCCGAACACTCCGGCATGAGCGGCCCGTTCGTCCTCCTCACCCCCAAGGGCAAGCCGCAGCTCGGCTACATCGAGGTCCAGAACTTCAGCCACCTCACCAAAGATCCAGAAGAGGTCCGTATCCTGGCTGCACAGTACGGCAGCCTCAGGGCCCTGGCGCTCACGCCGTCCGAGTCCCTGGCTCTGATCGAGAAGATGCTGGGAGAACTATGA